The proteins below come from a single Acidobacteriota bacterium genomic window:
- a CDS encoding fumarylacetoacetate hydrolase family protein, whose product MKIAIEKTFAPSKIVCVGRNYAEHAAELGNEVPKEPMLFLKAPSAVVFDGDEIIIPRQSDQVEHEGELAVVISKHCKDLSDDANVEDYILGFTCLNDVTARDLQRKDGQFARAKSFDTFCPIGPHIEPELDVSDLRVLVRVNGVLKQDGRTSQMVFPVDFLVRYISNMMTLNPGDVIATGTPSGVSKMNPGDVCEVEIEGIGTLTNTVR is encoded by the coding sequence ATGAAGATCGCAATTGAGAAAACATTCGCCCCGTCCAAGATCGTCTGCGTGGGGCGCAACTACGCAGAACACGCTGCGGAATTGGGGAATGAGGTCCCGAAAGAGCCAATGCTATTCCTGAAAGCTCCTTCAGCGGTGGTATTTGACGGCGATGAAATTATCATTCCGCGCCAGTCAGATCAAGTTGAACATGAAGGTGAACTTGCAGTGGTTATCTCAAAGCACTGTAAAGACTTAAGTGATGATGCTAATGTAGAAGATTACATACTGGGCTTCACCTGTCTGAACGACGTTACCGCCCGCGATCTGCAGCGAAAGGATGGTCAGTTCGCACGTGCTAAATCATTCGACACGTTCTGCCCGATCGGCCCGCATATCGAACCGGAGCTTGATGTTTCGGACCTGCGAGTTCTGGTGCGGGTTAACGGAGTCTTAAAACAGGACGGGCGGACCTCGCAAATGGTCTTCCCCGTCGACTTTCTGGTACGATATATCTCAAACATGATGACGCTTAACCCTGGCGACGTGATCGCGACCGGAACTCCGTCCGGAGTCTCAAAAATGAACCCCGGGGACGTTTGCGAGGTCGAGATCGAGGGTATAGGCACTTTAACAAACACAGTTAGATAG
- the fsa gene encoding fructose-6-phosphate aldolase: MKFFIDTANLDEIKEANELGLIDGVTTNPSLVAKEGDVDFKEHIAKICALVKGDVSAEVTALDTAGMLAEGRELAKIASNVVIKVPLTLDGLKACRTFRAEGTKVNVTLCFSAAQALLAAKAGASYISPFIGRLDDIGQNGMQLIEEIVQIYANYQFDTEVLAASIRHPMHIVDCALAGADVATIPFKVITQLVKHPLTDKGLEGFLSDWKKSGRS, encoded by the coding sequence ATGAAATTCTTTATAGACACAGCAAATTTAGACGAGATCAAAGAGGCGAATGAGCTTGGTTTGATCGACGGCGTTACGACGAATCCGAGCCTGGTCGCGAAAGAGGGCGACGTTGACTTTAAGGAACACATTGCCAAGATCTGTGCCCTCGTAAAAGGTGATGTTTCCGCCGAAGTAACTGCTCTCGACACCGCCGGAATGCTCGCGGAAGGCCGCGAACTGGCCAAGATCGCTTCGAATGTCGTCATCAAGGTGCCTCTTACACTTGATGGCTTGAAAGCGTGCCGCACCTTCCGGGCAGAAGGCACCAAGGTAAACGTGACCCTCTGCTTCTCTGCTGCCCAGGCCCTGCTTGCAGCTAAAGCCGGAGCATCTTACATCTCACCGTTTATAGGACGGCTCGATGATATCGGTCAGAACGGGATGCAGTTGATCGAAGAAATTGTCCAGATCTATGCAAATTATCAGTTCGATACTGAGGTCTTGGCCGCGTCGATCCGGCATCCGATGCATATTGTGGATTGTGCTTTGGCAGGAGCCGACGTTGCGACGATCCCGTTCAAGGTGATCACGCAGCTCGTCAAGCATCCACTGACCGA